In the Leptospiraceae bacterium genome, one interval contains:
- a CDS encoding FapA family protein gives MGALKTFMSEQDELLHKLEGEQVEVIGDTVDECLKLASKHLRKQIHQLDYIVLKRGKKNFFFGEPYHIRVSILPDDESYDDLIALDKKLTGGSGKLLSTNLKELIVPKNKDGWVCLKNYKSGVWLTIFPPKGEGRRVTQDEVVRRLSHKGITDVNQSLISKSLKEESGEPVRIADSKIKAGMEGKIMVDISADKMKAMVTLIPPKPNGRDLEVSDIVSTLKNSGIRYGIKEEEIKNQVEADTYNIAFLAATGDPPVNGKNASIVYHVRTEKVIEFKEDSFGKVDYRNMDLIENVVVGQLLAEKIPPEKGKWGRDLYNQLLEAKDGVDIQLKQGKGTILSEDRSKLTAEVNGQVLFLNDKLSVETIYRINGDVGNRTGNITFLGSIIITGNIEDNFQVKAAGNIEVYGTVQKAIVEADGDIVIRQGVTGRGEAKIESTSGNIVAKFIQNATVTTDKDVIVQEGIMHSEISAGGKIACQGKRGQIVGGVSKAGNLIVAKVIGSKANPQTDLVVGFNPKISKQIADYEAKKEENKGKLDQIQKSLKTLKARKEADPSSFSEENAAHMVKLEQGGKKLHKRITEYEQEIQTLQNYLEETSEHGKISVEKILFGGVFLRIKNAEYRVKNEIKTKTFYQENGLIKQMPYEDPNPAKADWRKKRSKDKKPSNKVK, from the coding sequence ATGGGTGCTTTAAAAACATTCATGAGCGAGCAAGACGAGCTTTTGCACAAGCTCGAGGGCGAACAAGTAGAAGTAATCGGCGATACTGTAGATGAATGTCTGAAGTTGGCATCAAAGCACCTCAGAAAACAAATTCACCAATTAGATTACATCGTTTTAAAAAGAGGAAAGAAAAATTTTTTCTTTGGAGAGCCTTACCATATTCGAGTTTCTATCTTACCTGATGATGAATCCTATGACGATTTAATCGCATTGGACAAAAAACTTACAGGTGGTTCCGGGAAATTATTGTCCACGAATTTAAAAGAATTAATTGTACCGAAGAACAAAGATGGTTGGGTCTGCCTGAAAAATTATAAATCCGGTGTTTGGCTTACAATCTTTCCACCCAAAGGAGAAGGCAGAAGAGTTACGCAAGATGAAGTAGTAAGAAGATTGTCCCATAAAGGAATCACCGACGTAAACCAAAGTTTAATTTCAAAATCTTTAAAAGAAGAGTCCGGTGAGCCTGTTAGAATTGCAGACTCAAAAATTAAAGCAGGCATGGAAGGAAAAATCATGGTGGATATTTCTGCTGATAAAATGAAAGCAATGGTTACACTGATTCCTCCAAAACCAAACGGTAGAGATTTAGAAGTATCGGATATCGTATCTACTCTAAAAAATTCTGGGATTCGATATGGAATCAAAGAAGAAGAAATTAAAAACCAAGTAGAGGCAGATACTTATAATATCGCATTTCTCGCAGCAACAGGAGACCCGCCTGTGAACGGGAAAAATGCAAGCATCGTGTATCATGTAAGAACAGAAAAAGTAATCGAATTCAAAGAAGATAGCTTTGGAAAAGTAGATTATAGAAATATGGACTTAATTGAAAACGTAGTGGTTGGTCAACTGCTTGCAGAGAAAATTCCACCTGAAAAAGGAAAATGGGGAAGAGATTTATACAATCAGTTATTAGAAGCAAAAGACGGAGTTGATATTCAACTAAAGCAAGGGAAGGGTACAATTCTATCAGAGGATCGTTCTAAATTAACCGCAGAAGTTAACGGACAGGTTTTATTTCTAAATGATAAACTGTCTGTAGAAACTATTTATAGAATCAATGGAGACGTAGGAAATAGGACTGGAAATATTACCTTCCTCGGCTCTATCATAATTACAGGCAATATCGAAGACAATTTTCAAGTTAAGGCCGCAGGAAATATAGAAGTTTACGGTACAGTTCAAAAGGCGATAGTTGAAGCAGACGGGGATATTGTAATTCGTCAGGGAGTCACTGGTAGAGGAGAAGCAAAAATTGAATCAACCAGTGGGAATATTGTAGCTAAGTTTATCCAGAATGCAACTGTAACCACAGACAAAGACGTAATTGTGCAAGAGGGAATTATGCACTCCGAAATAAGTGCCGGTGGAAAAATTGCCTGCCAAGGAAAAAGAGGTCAAATTGTAGGTGGAGTTTCCAAAGCAGGAAATCTAATTGTAGCAAAGGTTATCGGCTCTAAAGCAAACCCGCAAACTGATCTCGTAGTCGGATTTAATCCTAAAATATCAAAGCAAATCGCAGACTACGAAGCCAAAAAAGAGGAAAATAAGGGTAAATTAGATCAAATTCAAAAAAGTTTAAAAACTTTAAAAGCCCGAAAAGAGGCAGACCCTTCTTCTTTTTCCGAAGAAAATGCTGCGCACATGGTAAAACTTGAGCAAGGCGGGAAAAAACTTCACAAAAGAATCACCGAATACGAACAAGAAATCCAAACTTTACAAAATTATCTTGAAGAAACAAGCGAGCATGGTAAAATTAGCGTAGAAAAGATACTTTTTGGTGGAGTTTTTTTAAGAATTAAAAATGCAGAATACAGAGTAAAAAACGAAATTAAAACTAAAACTTTTTACCAAGAAAACGGTCTGATTAAACAAATGCCCTACGAGGATCCAAATCCTGCAAAGGCTGACTGGAGGAAAAAAAGGTCAAAGGACAAAAAACCTTCTAACAAAGTGAAATGA
- the whiG gene encoding RNA polymerase sigma factor WhiG translates to MSKLLEKYNQIEENELWKEYRISKKQEIRSYLVEKYSPLVKHVAGRVAIGMPQNVEFDDLVSYGVFGLLDAIEKFDPAREIKFKTYAMTRIRGSIFDELRSIDWIPRSIRQKARQLEQIIGMLENKEGQTVEDEAIAKELGVSVEELGSLLTKISGTSLVSLNDIWFLGDENDEVSFMETLESPANMNPDVIIEKEEVKNVIVEAIQTLPEKEKKVIVLYYYEDLTLKEIGEVLEVTESRISQLHTKAVMRLRSKLGKVKSVVTKK, encoded by the coding sequence ATGTCAAAGCTGCTAGAGAAATACAATCAGATAGAAGAGAATGAGCTTTGGAAAGAATACAGGATTTCTAAAAAACAAGAAATACGCAGCTATTTAGTAGAAAAATATTCACCACTCGTAAAACACGTTGCCGGAAGAGTGGCTATCGGTATGCCACAAAATGTAGAATTCGACGACCTTGTGAGTTATGGTGTATTTGGACTTTTAGACGCTATCGAGAAATTTGATCCTGCCAGAGAAATCAAATTCAAAACTTATGCAATGACAAGAATTCGGGGAAGTATTTTTGATGAGCTTCGCTCCATCGACTGGATTCCTAGATCAATACGACAAAAAGCAAGACAATTAGAACAAATTATCGGAATGCTCGAAAATAAAGAAGGACAGACTGTTGAAGACGAAGCGATTGCAAAAGAGCTTGGAGTATCTGTAGAAGAGCTAGGAAGTTTACTTACTAAAATTAGTGGGACTTCACTTGTCTCCTTGAATGATATTTGGTTTTTGGGAGACGAAAACGATGAAGTTTCTTTTATGGAAACTCTCGAATCTCCGGCTAATATGAATCCTGATGTGATTATCGAAAAAGAAGAAGTAAAAAATGTAATTGTGGAAGCAATTCAGACTCTGCCGGAAAAAGAAAAAAAGGTAATCGTTCTATACTATTATGAAGACCTCACATTAAAAGAAATCGGTGAAGTATTGGAAGTTACTGAATCTAGAATTTCTCAACTCCACACAAAAGCTGTAATGAGGCTTAGAAGTAAACTCGGAAAAGTAAAATCAGTAGTTACTAAAAAGTAA
- a CDS encoding MinD/ParA family protein, with protein sequence MDQATNLRKLANQVSPLKVINPQRRRTKILAVASGKGGVGKTTLSVNLGISIAKTGQKVLIFDGDLGLANINVLLGIIPKYNLYHVVKGHKSLKDIIIQTTEGVDIIAGASGYAQLANLNETQRNNLIKGFSDLGHYDYMIIDTGAGISSNVIGLIMPADEVIIVTTPEPTSITDSYGLIKSIVTQSKEKNLKIIVNRVKSAIEGKKVADRVIDISGQFLEVRVEHLGFIFQDEEVEKSIREQKPYVINYPRSKAASCLNRITYTLTNSENSLTDELKIGDFFKKFFGFLDHREQEMEKQMGEDT encoded by the coding sequence ATGGATCAAGCTACAAATTTACGAAAATTGGCTAATCAGGTTTCACCTTTAAAGGTAATCAACCCACAGAGAAGAAGAACTAAAATTCTTGCTGTGGCATCCGGTAAAGGTGGAGTGGGTAAAACTACCCTGTCCGTAAATCTGGGAATATCTATTGCTAAAACCGGCCAAAAAGTTTTAATTTTTGATGGGGATCTTGGTTTGGCAAATATAAATGTGCTCTTGGGAATTATTCCTAAATACAACTTATACCATGTAGTTAAGGGACATAAATCTTTAAAAGACATAATTATTCAGACTACAGAAGGTGTCGATATAATTGCCGGAGCCAGTGGCTACGCTCAACTTGCAAACTTAAACGAGACCCAAAGAAACAACCTGATCAAAGGCTTTTCAGATTTAGGACACTACGATTATATGATAATAGACACCGGTGCAGGCATCAGCTCGAATGTAATCGGACTAATCATGCCCGCCGATGAAGTGATTATTGTCACTACCCCTGAACCTACTTCAATTACAGACTCTTACGGGCTTATCAAATCTATTGTAACTCAAAGCAAAGAAAAAAATCTAAAGATTATTGTAAATCGAGTAAAAAGTGCCATAGAAGGAAAAAAAGTAGCTGATCGCGTAATTGATATTAGCGGTCAATTTTTAGAGGTAAGAGTTGAACATTTAGGTTTTATTTTCCAAGACGAAGAAGTTGAAAAAAGTATCAGAGAACAAAAACCTTATGTAATAAATTATCCTCGTTCAAAAGCTGCATCTTGTTTAAACAGAATTACATACACCCTAACAAATTCAGAAAATTCTCTAACGGATGAACTAAAGATTGGTGATTTCTTTAAAAAGTTTTTTGGATTCTTAGATCATAGAGAACAAGAAATGGAAAAACAGATGGGAGAAGACACTTGA
- the flhF gene encoding flagellar biosynthesis protein FlhF → MDFVKIRGKSIQDCFMQMKMKYGPEAHVYDQRVVTEGGVLGSGFLAKKLYEIEIGIPEKLSSKDKVEKKVQDLKELLRQKTDEAKKAKPLSELKTLSDKLDDIPKEEKITSILVEKEKEELIKPERKNLGLSLHEEIEKRNDSKFTIKESLSTNLIRLRERLITEGMSSFYASELMDRLEENLSLIEKSKSSLVNEKCVEVLRERISVDSDLFAGTPRNRRKIIFFVGPTGSGKTTTIAKLAARYYLNMRKAVSLYTLDNYRIAAIEQLKRYADTMELPFYAAKDPEKMKEALLRDGSELILIDTAGHSHRNPEFFSKMKEFSGVFSERDSVENILVISATSSYSNAKSVFSAYESLNYNRILVTKTDEADFLCSFVELADTLNKRFTFFSTGQDVPFDITSADRKLLAEIVVYPEKIRELKGEVFAVAG, encoded by the coding sequence ATGGATTTTGTAAAAATTAGAGGAAAAAGCATACAAGATTGTTTCATGCAAATGAAGATGAAGTATGGGCCGGAAGCCCATGTTTACGATCAAAGAGTAGTGACCGAAGGCGGAGTACTTGGTTCTGGCTTTCTTGCAAAGAAACTATATGAAATCGAGATTGGAATTCCTGAAAAGCTATCTTCAAAGGACAAGGTAGAAAAGAAAGTTCAGGACTTAAAAGAACTTCTTCGACAAAAAACAGATGAAGCAAAAAAAGCAAAACCATTAAGTGAGTTAAAAACTCTATCTGATAAGTTAGACGATATCCCAAAAGAAGAAAAGATTACTTCTATCTTGGTTGAAAAAGAAAAAGAAGAATTGATCAAACCAGAAAGAAAAAATTTAGGACTTTCTTTGCACGAGGAAATCGAAAAAAGAAATGATTCAAAATTTACTATAAAAGAATCTCTCTCGACCAATTTGATAAGATTAAGAGAAAGACTTATCACAGAAGGTATGAGTTCTTTTTATGCTTCCGAATTAATGGACAGACTCGAAGAAAATTTGTCTTTGATCGAAAAGTCGAAAAGCTCTCTTGTAAATGAAAAATGCGTTGAAGTGCTAAGAGAGAGGATTTCAGTAGATTCGGATTTATTTGCGGGAACTCCCAGAAACAGAAGAAAGATAATCTTTTTTGTAGGACCAACAGGTAGCGGGAAAACTACCACGATTGCAAAACTTGCAGCAAGGTATTACCTAAATATGCGAAAAGCAGTTTCCTTATACACCTTAGACAATTACAGAATTGCTGCAATCGAGCAATTAAAAAGGTATGCGGATACAATGGAGTTGCCGTTTTATGCAGCAAAAGACCCCGAAAAAATGAAAGAAGCACTTTTGCGAGACGGATCAGAATTAATTCTGATAGATACGGCAGGTCACAGCCACAGAAATCCTGAATTTTTTTCTAAAATGAAGGAATTTTCAGGTGTATTTTCTGAGAGAGATTCAGTTGAAAATATATTGGTGATTTCTGCAACGTCTTCCTACAGCAATGCAAAGTCTGTATTTTCAGCTTACGAAAGTTTAAATTACAACAGAATTTTAGTAACCAAAACAGACGAGGCAGATTTTTTATGTAGCTTTGTAGAATTAGCCGATACACTAAATAAGAGATTTACATTTTTCAGTACTGGTCAGGATGTTCCTTTTGATATTACGTCTGCCGACCGAAAGTTGCTTGCTGAAATTGTTGTTTATCCTGAGAAAATCAGAGAGCTTAAAGGTGAGGTCTTTGCGGTTGCCGGTTGA
- a CDS encoding FHIPEP family type III secretion protein, with amino-acid sequence MNEEKKWYKESDIIMGVGVLAIVSMLIVPLPGFLLDLLIAISLAIGLIILITSLSVRESSDFSIFPNLLLITTLYRLALNVSTTRQILSQGPGINSHIIEAFGTFVVGGGTGLGKYLVGFIIFLILTIVQILVITKGATRIAEVAARFTLDALPGKQMAIDTELSSGNITEEEARKRRKKIQREVDFYGSMDGASKFVQGDVRAGLIITAINLIGGIIIGTSIRGESFLFAIETYGRLTIGDGLVSQIPGLLSTTATGMIVTRAGSDTDLAKDFQAQLFNNPKVLYVVASSLGLAALIPGLPFFSLIAFSALLAYLGYTIDRNTKETLATIEKKEIESKGEKKIDYYKELRTDPIEVELGLNLVPLVDANYGGVLLDRIQNVRRKFAIDIGLVIPPVRIMDNMELDHDFYAIKIHGVIVGESKVRSDKLMALDNAKKVQDPIAGEEFIEPTYGFKALWIDPSDKLDAESRGYSVVDPATVIVTHLTELIRNHAASILGREEVKKLLDHQKETHPTLVSELEDKKISLGIIQQVLQNFLKEGLGIRNLTPILESIANNTTGRNDPNFLSENARQAISNQIVKEYLSSDGKLHVIALDAKITDRLTKSLVSDPIEGVLISLPPDYHFKLINAITDRYHLSQKEGRFPIIVVSRDLRLPFSYMLAKEFPPRNFAVLAAEEIHTITKSVIDAVITLTTEPAKQVAVPVEELM; translated from the coding sequence ATGAACGAAGAAAAAAAATGGTACAAAGAGTCAGATATAATAATGGGCGTCGGTGTCTTGGCAATTGTAAGCATGCTCATTGTTCCTTTACCCGGATTTTTACTTGATCTATTAATTGCAATAAGTCTAGCTATCGGTCTTATTATTTTGATTACTTCTCTTTCAGTTAGAGAGTCTTCCGACTTCTCTATATTTCCAAATTTGCTGCTTATTACCACCCTTTATAGATTAGCGCTTAACGTATCAACGACAAGGCAAATTTTATCTCAAGGGCCGGGTATCAATAGTCATATTATTGAAGCGTTTGGAACTTTTGTTGTTGGAGGTGGGACAGGACTCGGAAAATATTTAGTTGGTTTTATCATTTTCTTAATTTTAACGATTGTTCAGATTCTTGTTATTACAAAAGGTGCGACAAGAATTGCAGAAGTAGCTGCAAGGTTTACGTTAGACGCTCTCCCCGGTAAACAAATGGCAATTGATACAGAATTGTCGAGTGGGAATATTACAGAAGAGGAGGCAAGAAAAAGAAGAAAGAAAATTCAAAGAGAAGTTGATTTTTACGGGTCTATGGATGGTGCGAGTAAATTCGTACAAGGAGATGTTCGCGCAGGACTCATCATAACTGCAATCAACTTAATCGGTGGAATTATTATTGGAACATCAATTCGAGGTGAAAGTTTTCTTTTTGCGATTGAAACTTATGGAAGATTAACTATCGGAGATGGTTTAGTATCTCAAATTCCGGGACTTCTCTCTACTACTGCAACCGGTATGATAGTCACTAGAGCCGGTTCAGATACTGACCTAGCAAAAGATTTTCAGGCACAGCTTTTCAACAATCCAAAAGTTTTGTATGTGGTTGCATCAAGTCTCGGTTTGGCTGCACTCATACCCGGGCTGCCTTTTTTCTCACTAATTGCATTTTCAGCACTTCTGGCTTATCTCGGTTATACAATAGATCGAAATACAAAAGAAACTCTTGCAACGATTGAAAAGAAAGAAATTGAAAGCAAGGGAGAGAAAAAGATCGATTATTACAAAGAGCTTAGAACAGACCCTATCGAAGTGGAGCTTGGATTGAATCTTGTTCCATTAGTTGATGCAAACTATGGAGGAGTGTTATTAGACAGAATTCAAAATGTTAGAAGAAAGTTTGCAATAGATATTGGTCTTGTAATTCCACCTGTTCGGATCATGGACAATATGGAATTGGATCACGATTTCTATGCTATTAAAATTCATGGTGTAATAGTCGGAGAGAGCAAAGTCAGATCCGATAAACTAATGGCTTTAGACAATGCGAAAAAGGTGCAAGACCCTATTGCCGGAGAGGAGTTTATCGAGCCTACTTATGGATTCAAAGCACTCTGGATTGACCCATCGGATAAATTAGATGCAGAAAGCAGAGGATACAGCGTAGTTGACCCCGCTACAGTGATCGTAACTCATTTGACTGAGCTTATCAGAAATCACGCAGCATCCATACTTGGAAGAGAAGAAGTAAAAAAATTATTAGACCACCAAAAAGAGACCCATCCGACTCTTGTCAGTGAGTTAGAAGATAAAAAAATCAGCCTTGGAATCATTCAACAAGTCTTGCAAAACTTTTTAAAAGAAGGACTTGGTATTAGAAATCTAACGCCAATATTGGAGTCGATTGCAAACAATACTACCGGAAGAAACGATCCGAATTTCTTATCGGAAAATGCACGTCAGGCGATATCGAATCAGATTGTAAAAGAATATTTGAGCTCTGACGGAAAGTTACACGTAATTGCTTTGGATGCAAAAATAACAGATCGCCTCACCAAAAGTTTGGTTAGTGATCCCATTGAAGGCGTTTTAATCTCTTTACCGCCTGACTACCATTTTAAGTTAATCAATGCAATTACCGATCGATACCACCTATCTCAAAAAGAAGGGAGGTTTCCAATAATAGTCGTATCAAGAGATTTACGCTTGCCGTTTTCTTATATGCTTGCAAAAGAATTTCCTCCAAGAAATTTTGCAGTTCTTGCGGCAGAAGAAATTCATACTATAACTAAATCGGTTATAGATGCAGTGATTACACTGACTACAGAGCCGGCGAAACAAGTTGCCGTACCAGTTGAAGAATTAATGTAA
- the flhB gene encoding flagellar type III secretion system protein FlhB, protein MSLDQVISENDPDLKYWIRLQLFAAEDEGRTEEASERTRREEREKGNVPKSNEIPSALVMIAGVVLIFFLSKYLFFRFSFMVKKYFHGIAKNNEFGAEALIALSRSVAEEISYLLLPILGITFITAIIGNVVQVGFLFSPRALRFDLARVSPNFKKVLPTRQTLFNLGKSILKIILIGWVSYIIISFDFLPVLMTGDMGVIQSTGMIAYTSLKIFLVCGIILFVISIVDFFYQKFEFEESLKMTPAEAKREMKQEEGDKAILQKRRQRMRDMIQSGMLQKVKTADVVITNPTHYAVALVYEPGVQLAPVVIAKGMDEIALIIRRIARENNVPIVENRVQARMLYEEVELNQPIPEKFFHAVSVIITKLDKYKRLRA, encoded by the coding sequence ATGAGCTTAGATCAAGTCATTTCAGAAAATGATCCAGATTTAAAGTATTGGATCAGACTCCAATTATTTGCTGCAGAAGATGAAGGTCGTACAGAAGAAGCAAGTGAAAGAACAAGGCGTGAGGAAAGAGAAAAAGGAAATGTTCCTAAATCAAACGAAATTCCTTCAGCACTTGTGATGATTGCAGGAGTGGTTTTAATTTTTTTCTTGAGCAAGTATCTCTTTTTTCGATTTTCTTTTATGGTTAAAAAATACTTTCATGGAATTGCAAAAAATAATGAATTTGGTGCAGAAGCTCTCATAGCTTTGTCGAGGTCTGTCGCTGAAGAGATTTCTTATTTGCTATTACCAATTCTTGGGATAACATTCATAACAGCAATCATAGGAAATGTCGTCCAAGTAGGGTTTTTATTTTCACCGAGAGCACTCAGATTTGATTTAGCAAGGGTGTCGCCTAACTTCAAGAAAGTACTGCCCACTCGTCAAACTCTTTTTAATTTAGGTAAATCTATTCTAAAAATAATTCTAATCGGTTGGGTAAGTTATATCATCATCTCTTTTGATTTTTTACCTGTTTTAATGACCGGAGATATGGGAGTGATCCAATCGACTGGAATGATTGCTTACACATCACTGAAGATATTTTTAGTTTGTGGAATTATTCTTTTTGTAATCAGTATAGTGGACTTTTTTTACCAAAAATTTGAGTTTGAAGAATCTCTAAAAATGACTCCCGCTGAAGCAAAAAGAGAGATGAAGCAAGAAGAGGGTGATAAAGCAATTCTACAAAAACGTCGCCAAAGAATGAGGGATATGATTCAAAGCGGGATGCTGCAAAAAGTCAAAACTGCTGACGTTGTAATTACCAATCCCACCCACTATGCTGTTGCTTTGGTATATGAACCGGGAGTTCAATTAGCTCCTGTGGTAATTGCCAAGGGAATGGATGAAATTGCACTAATCATCAGAAGAATTGCAAGAGAGAATAACGTCCCAATAGTGGAAAATAGAGTTCAGGCTCGTATGCTGTATGAGGAAGTTGAATTGAATCAACCTATCCCTGAAAAATTCTTTCATGCAGTTTCGGTTATTATTACAAAATTAGATAAGTATAAAAGGCTACGTGCATGA
- the fliR gene encoding flagellar biosynthetic protein FliR, with the protein MEPFVNNFQVFLLILTRILGLLTVAPIFSADSIPFAVRMMFSFLFSIILFPFASGYMPPVPGSMGTYALLVASEIFIGILIGFLVNIIFASFQMAGEFFSVQIGFGYTEVLDPVSQTSNPVISTLKNLMAIVIFLITGGHRILFESLAFSFEKIQMIRFTSEVNSGILKTFEYTFGAMFLVAFKIALPVLGILFLITIAEALMGKAASQMNIMYLSFPVKLVVGIFVLIAIMPFIEKQMVHGFEITFDRINNLLSEWPDK; encoded by the coding sequence ATCGAGCCTTTTGTAAATAACTTTCAAGTATTTCTTTTAATTCTGACAAGAATTTTAGGCTTACTCACAGTTGCTCCGATTTTTTCTGCCGACTCAATCCCGTTTGCAGTCAGGATGATGTTTTCTTTCCTATTTAGTATAATTCTTTTCCCATTTGCATCCGGATACATGCCTCCTGTCCCGGGAAGTATGGGAACTTATGCGTTGTTGGTGGCTTCAGAAATTTTCATTGGAATACTTATCGGGTTTCTGGTAAATATTATCTTTGCCTCTTTTCAGATGGCAGGAGAATTTTTTAGCGTACAGATAGGATTTGGCTATACTGAGGTTTTAGACCCTGTAAGTCAAACTTCCAATCCTGTAATCAGTACATTAAAAAATCTAATGGCGATAGTTATTTTTTTGATTACGGGTGGACATAGAATCTTATTTGAAAGCCTTGCATTTTCTTTTGAAAAAATTCAGATGATTCGATTTACCAGTGAGGTCAACTCCGGGATATTGAAAACTTTTGAATATACCTTTGGAGCTATGTTTCTTGTAGCATTTAAAATTGCCTTACCTGTTCTTGGGATTTTATTTTTGATTACTATTGCAGAAGCACTCATGGGAAAGGCTGCAAGCCAGATGAATATCATGTATCTAAGTTTTCCTGTAAAATTAGTCGTCGGTATATTTGTTTTAATCGCTATTATGCCATTTATCGAAAAACAAATGGTTCATGGTTTTGAGATTACCTTTGACAGAATCAACAATCTATTGAGCGAGTGGCCTGATAAATGA
- the fliQ gene encoding flagellar biosynthesis protein FliQ, with product MTEVDVVTLIREALTVTLKVSMPILLSALIVGFIVGILQTTTSIQEQTIAFVPKLIAIFVVIVIFSPWMIKTLTDYTRNLFLVIEKI from the coding sequence ATGACAGAAGTTGATGTAGTGACTTTAATACGTGAAGCTCTTACAGTTACTTTAAAAGTTTCTATGCCTATTTTACTTTCAGCACTGATTGTAGGATTTATTGTAGGAATACTTCAGACCACTACATCCATTCAAGAGCAAACAATAGCCTTCGTTCCAAAACTAATTGCTATCTTTGTAGTCATAGTTATATTTTCACCTTGGATGATTAAGACATTAACTGACTATACGAGAAATTTATTTTTGGTAATTGAAAAAATATGA
- the fliP gene encoding flagellar type III secretion system pore protein FliP (The bacterial flagellar biogenesis protein FliP forms a type III secretion system (T3SS)-type pore required for flagellar assembly.) gives MRHKKTIFASILFLIGISLFSSEIFAQASGTRFPIPNLNFNVNEAKTPRETSLSLMILFLLTILSLAPAIVMSVTSFTKIVIVLDFVRRALSIQNLPPNQVMMGLALFMTFFIMAPTLGVVNEKAFNPYLDGKIDTNTFFERSMVPLREFMMKQIGQSGTKDVALFLKLGKVKNVKSFEDVPSYVLIPAFMLSELKKAFIIGIYLFIPFIIIDLVVASALVSMGLMMLPPVMVSLPLKLILFVLVDGWNLLVYELVRSYK, from the coding sequence ATGCGACATAAAAAAACTATTTTCGCATCAATTTTATTTCTAATTGGTATCAGTCTTTTCTCAAGTGAAATATTTGCACAAGCAAGTGGTACAAGATTCCCAATTCCAAATTTGAATTTTAATGTAAACGAAGCCAAAACCCCAAGAGAAACCAGCCTTTCGTTGATGATCTTGTTTTTACTGACAATACTTTCACTTGCACCGGCAATAGTCATGAGTGTTACATCATTTACCAAAATTGTAATAGTTTTAGATTTTGTAAGAAGGGCACTTTCCATACAAAACCTTCCACCCAATCAAGTGATGATGGGGCTTGCGCTGTTTATGACTTTTTTTATAATGGCTCCCACTCTTGGAGTTGTAAACGAGAAAGCGTTCAATCCCTACCTCGACGGAAAAATAGATACAAATACTTTTTTTGAAAGGTCTATGGTACCTCTTCGAGAATTTATGATGAAACAAATCGGTCAATCCGGAACAAAAGACGTTGCACTATTTTTAAAATTGGGGAAAGTGAAAAATGTAAAATCTTTTGAAGATGTTCCCTCTTATGTATTGATTCCGGCGTTTATGCTATCGGAGTTAAAAAAAGCCTTCATCATAGGAATTTATCTCTTTATCCCTTTTATAATAATTGATCTGGTTGTGGCAAGTGCGCTTGTCTCTATGGGTCTTATGATGCTTCCTCCTGTAATGGTGAGCCTTCCTCTAAAGTTGATTTTATTCGTATTGGTAGATGGTTGGAATCTATTGGTTTATGAATTAGTCAGGAGTTACAAATGA